The Mustela nigripes isolate SB6536 chromosome 6, MUSNIG.SB6536, whole genome shotgun sequence DNA window CGGGCCCCGCGGGAGGACCTCGGCCCCGCGCGTCCCGCCGTCCCGGCGAGCCCTTTCTTCCCTTGACCCCAGACCCCCTCCCGGGATATTCTCCAGCACGGCCCAGTGCCCTTTTACTTTACCTTCCTTGGCAGTTATCACGAGCCCCCTGGAATGATCCGAAACACTTGGCCACTGGGAGCTGCAGGTGCGCAGGAAATCCGCACCCTCAAGCTGGAGAAAAACCAAGGCCGCAGATTAGGAAAGAAACCTCGGTTccggggagggagtggggaggttCTGTGGGGGTGTTTCCCCTACTTCCTCGGCCGGGGACGAATTTCCTGCCTACTGCAGGCACCCCGAGTTCACGGGTCACTGGGGGTTCACTGGAGAGGGAGCGGGAGGGGCGGGCGAGGAAGGGGAACTGGGAAGGGAGACGGAGCAGCTGGAGGTTAAGGCCCCGAGGAAAGCGTCTAATCAGCCGGCGCATTCCCCTGTCCCAGCAGCATCTGGGCTTACATTCTCTTGCTTGGGTCTGTAGCTGAAGGGGTCCACCCCTAGCTCCTGCATTTTTTCCTGCTGATCCAGCTGATGGAGCAGGTCCTGCAGCCGCTCGATGTAGCTGATGGCACTCCGCAGAATCTCCACCTTGGGCAGCCTCTGGTTGGGGTTGGCCACAGTCCGCCGCTTCAGTGCCTCGAAGGCCTCGTTGATTTTCTTTAGTCGCCTCCTCTCGCGCAGGGTGGCAGCTTTCCGCCGGTCCGTGGGGGCCGATTTTCTCTTGCAGGTCTTGCAAGCCCAGATCAGACACTGGCCCGGGCAGTGGGGGGGCTGCAGGCCCGGGGGCGCCAGGACGTGCTCCTCTCCGCTGCTGTCGCTCCCAGCTTCCGGGGGCATTTGGTCCTGGCAGGGGGACAAGGTACCATCACTCCCTGGGTACAAAGGAGAGCCCTCGGCCACTTCTAATGGCTGCAGAGTAACATTTTCCCCGTCCAAGTAGAAGAAATAGGAGCCAGTTTCAAAAAGGTCCATCATCATGTTCTCCTCCTTGGCCTCTGACTCGGTTTGAACTGGGTGATGGGCTCAAAAACCCAGAGGAACCACCCAGATGGCATTTAATTAGTGCGGTGACATAAGTCGCCCCAGCTTTATATATAGTAGCTCCTGAAACTCAATCCAACTTTTAGCTGTCATGGAGCATCAGTCTCCCAATGTGATCACAGCCAGTGTTCTCCGGAATATCTGGTTTGAAAGAAAACTGAGAAGTGTCACTACCAGGACAACAGGACAATCTGTGTGCAGAACAGGTTAAAACAAAATACTCCAGGGAGAATcctacaatttaaataaaacgTTTGGATGTTTCCATTTAAGACAGTTTAGGTGCTAACCTGTTTACTGGACAACTTCAAAACAACTGGGGATTTACACTGCTccgttcccctcccccaggctcatCTGAATTCTAAGTATAGACCCATGATGAAAGATTTCAGAGGCAATAGCCATTGCTCCAAAATAGCCTGGTTAATATTTGCAGAGTGGTTCAGCTCTTTTCTCTGTCCCGCCTGTCAAAAAGATGCTATTCCTGTGATTAAAACCATTACAGTCCTTCAAAGTTATACATGACTTTCAGGCTTCAGCCTCAATAGCAGCAGGTaaatctctttcctctcttttactAAGGCTGATAAGATGATTTGGGAGCTGGAGGGGTGGCTGAAGGGTGCTCAGATTCCTTCTCTGGCTATCTGctttgggggggggtggcaaCCAAGATCTGAATTCTGTACCCATCCCTAATGGGGAGCCATGGTGTGGTACCAGTGAGGTAAGGGGTGGCAGAGGATGGGGTTGTAATACACGGGATCACTTCTTTGAAAACAGTTTTAGTGGAAACAAGACTCACACCATAGCTATTTGCTATTTCAGAATTCTCTGTGCCCTTCCCCTACCCCAAGGTTCCCCCGTTATGGCTCCTACTCTGCACACTGTTCTCAGGGCTTGGTGGTTCACATCCTGATTCCCATTGACTCCAAATAAGTTGTTGCATAGGATTCAGGTGAGAAAGGTGGCAACCAAGTCCCAAGCAAGGATTACCAATTTTAGTTGTAGCCCGCCATGGTCCCGTGGTCGGGAACATAATACAATATAAGGATGAAGGAGAGCATCTCTAGATGGGAGAGAACCCCCTTCAAGTCCTAGCTAAGGTAATTTCAATGTATGTGTACATAGACAAGTACTAGTTCTGGATTGCTCCAGGATACTAACAGTTGTATTATAGAATTTTGTAGAGCGTTGACTCCAATGGTGTCATGCTTGGGAAGCACTTAGCCTTATATCGGCTGCTTGATGAACATTAGTTAGCACTAAAAGCATAAGGCTCTGTGCGGGGCTAAGACCATTTCGTACgaaggaaagaaaacagctattgcaaagcattttttttttctttttttattatcgcattctttccttttcctttctcttccctttcttttgcttttccctccccGAGCTGTGCAGCCTTCACCTGTAAATGGCCTTTGGGATGACAGTCAACCTTGGTTTTGTCCTCAATAGTCAGTGCCTAAAAAAGTAGATGGAAACACAAGGTATTCCTATTCTACCCCCAAGTAGGGATAATTATAGGCTGTGTTCAATATGACTTTATCTTTTAGATGACGATGTGAAGACAGTTTAAGGGATCAATGGGCAATGTAGGAACTAGCTTCATTTTTGTGTCAAGTCACTTATTCCAAAAGATAATTCTTCATAGCCTTTTCTTACTGAGCCACAGGCTTCAGGGGTTATGTTCTGACATTTgagactgtttttatttttttgttattgtgtaGCTGAATAATTTCCtatcaagtttgagaaccatttttatttttatttatttattttttttaagtacgaAACACGGGGAAGAATAATATGAAGCCATTACCTATTTTGTgacatttccttctatttctggcAGGGCTGGTTGCTAATATCAGCAGGTGAAACAGCAGATTGGGGGTCCTGACAACTCATCTTATAATGTGAAGACAATTTGAAAAGTCACTTTTAACCAATAAAATATATCACATTATTGCTAAGATAATTAAGataacaataattaaaattcatttattcaacatttggGGGGTACCTACTAAGTGCCAGATAGTGTCCTGGGGGATAAggataaaagagtaaaaaatgatCCCTTTTCTCATGGAGTTTTGAACCTAGAAGGGTGAATGAAAATCACTAAGTAGTAAAAAATATGAGAGAGAGCCCTCAATTTGGGGTGCAGAAGGCTTAGATTACAGTCGTTTCAGCTTGTGAAGTCTCTGGCAACTCTAATATCTCAAATTCTCACTTTTTTGTCCATAAAGTTGAAATAGTGACAAAAGACGTCATACTCTCAAAGGTAGTAATGaagaagaagtttttaaaattgtgcAATCACTTCAAAAATGTTGCATATTCTATAAAAGTACTTTCATTAATGGAATTAGGTGTAGACAAAAATGAGATAAGAACAATATCACTTCTAAGGAAATTTGTCACTTGGAGAAGGAACGTTAAGGTGGTACCATTCTGAGACTCACTGTTGATTTTAAGAGGTATCAGATAGGTGGGGCTTCGAACGGTGAGCCTGCTATCTTTTTCCCTCATTCAAGTGTTGTCACTGGAGAAACAGTGAGtcaaaaatgtagaaagaaaagattctagaaagtagaaaaagcTTTGAGGTGCTGATCAATATCACCCTCCCAGGCAGGAGTGGCATTTCTTTGTGTGAAATCAAACCTTACCTCGGAATTGTGGTCCCTTATTAAATTATAAAGCCCCTTTCCCAACATTCTCTAGAACTTGGGCCAATAAAATTTAGTGTTGCTGTTCACCTTGGTTGAAACaggcttttccttcttttgttgttgttttgggggttgGCGGTGGAGgttggaggagagaaaaaggaaatgccaGCTTGGGAAATAACCACCCATTACTAGATTAGGTAATGGGAAAATACGCAGTGATTCCAAACAACTAACTGGTGAACTCTTGGAACTCGAACTGTTTACAGAATATGAGATGCCTGTAATTGCAATTGCATTATTTCTCATCAGAACTTGGGAGACACAGACCTTGACAAGTGGTCCAAACAGGTTTGTGTAAACTGAAATCCTCCAAACTTTAAATAGtgcaaatgcattttaaaaaattatggaccaattaataataatgagAGAATAATAATATTAAGGATCACTTATTCACTTCAGGGGCCTAGAGTTCATTCATAACAAAATCTGAAACTAGGTTGGTGATAGAATTGAGAGTTTTCAAACAATTTGCCACCTTGTTGTTCTTACTTCATTGTTCTTACTTCATGCTTAGTTATTTGCAAATGCATTTTCTTCCCATCATCTCCACAGAAGCTTGACTATATCCTGTTCTCCGTGAGAAGCAGTGGGAGGGAAAGGATTATAGCTGCTCAGTCAATGGTGGCCTGTGGCTACAAGCCTTTGGGAAGGTGTTGCAAGCAGTAGAAAAACAGCTTTGGAATGAGACAGAATCCAAGTTCCAGccattcttcttaatttttttttttaagattttatttatttatttgagaggaagagaacaggagctgggggaggggtggtggcagagggagagggagaagcagactccccactgagcagggtttggtcccaggaccctgggatcaggaattgagccaaggcagatgcttaatcgaccgAGTCACCAAGGCGCCCCTTTGGCCATTCTTAATTATATATttggagcctcagttttttttttcttttttttaagattttatttatttatttgacagagagatcacaagtaggcagagaggcaggcagagagagaagggaaagcaggctccctgctgagcagagatttctcaatccggagctcgatcccaggaccctgagatcatgacctgagcagaacgcagaggcttaacccactgagccacccaggtgccctggagccttaatattttataagaaatcaaCTGGCATATATAACACATCCATCACAGGCATGTCCTTCACCTAAAATGAAACGATTAAACGTTGAGTTCATAATAAGAAATACgcactcaacaaatgttacttttttcccttcccttactCAGTTCTTAAGGCCTCTGATCGAAATAGCCGGAGTGAATTAATGGCAATACCTCGATTTGGTGAGACAAATATTTAAGATGAATTTAGGGACCGAATGATGTTAATGGTATAGTGGAAGTGAAAATATTGCACCTAGTGACTCCAACAAAGTGTTTGAtgtatttatgcccccaacaaaTCTCTGGTTTCCTGCGGGACAGACGCTAatgaaaaataaccacaaaaatgAGTCACGGAACTAGGAACTTTGGAGGAAAGAACTTTGGAAGCTAGCATACAGTGACGAGTCTATCCTGAACTGGAAGCTTGAGAAAGGTCGGTTTGGGGTGGAAGTTCCTGAATGTGTGGTTGGTATTTCCAGGGAGCATGCTGAAGATTTGTAGCAAACCTGTGGGTTGGGATGGTGGTGACAGAAGGAGGAAATTCAAGGAAGAAACCGTCACCGGTGAAGGTTTGTCAGAAACTGGTGAAGAGATTTCTGTGGGTCATGTCTCAGGAATCTGGCTCTATTATCGCATAGTTTGGTTCATAGAAAGCCGTTTCACTGATAGCTGAGAAAGTAGGACTGAGAGCCAGAAGGAAGTAGCaatgaacagaaaaagaagagagaaaaaaaagacagaagaaaggaagggggctggagaggagagaggcaggatgGACCGTGAACTTGGTCCAGCTTGCCTGTGGGAAAAGAGTCAACCAGCAGGCCTCTGACAGGCCTAAAGAATAGTGGTGAAGGAAAGGCCCGGTGACAGAAAGGGAAAATTCAGAAGAGGCAGATTAATGCTTGAAACTTGCGGCAGCGCAGTGAGTAACATGAACCCCAGCACCTGTAATTTACCTAATCGGCAAACAGTTTGTGCCCAGAGATTCCCCAACACTGTGGTAAAAATAGTTCTGCACTTAGACTGACAGAACATTCGAGTCACTTCAGAGAAtatgggggaggggcacggaCCACGCAGAGGAACTGGGAAGATTTAAAAGGCAGGTCCTGCGCAGTCTCCAGAGGGCGGCAGGGAGAGGTGACACTGGGAAATGGGCCAGGACCCGGGCTCCCAAGAACTCTGGTTTTGAGGCCTGCTCCAGAGCTGGTTGCCTTTCTAAAACAGCCGAGACACAGATCTAAGACAAGCAAGGGAGGAACCAGACAGGCTGCTATTCAGATCTTTTCATGAGTGTGTTGCTCGCTCTTTGCTCTCAGCTGGCCTGATTCCCTTCCATTTGGGAGTAGAACCCTACTTCCACAGAACTCGTGTTCAGGTCACGCACTGACCACAAAAGATACTGTAAGAGCCTCTgccacatttcttattttctaggcCATAATTTCCAGGGAAAGAGACAATGAATGCTCCTCTCCCTGCGAAACACTCATTCCTTGCTGTTtacaaaaatgaagttttcttataattttgtaCTCTCCATTACTTTTCATTCAGATTGATAAATTGGGGAGCAAAATTCGGGAAACTTTAGAATCTTTCCAGGTTAAATAATGCTTCCTGGTGACTGACCAACTGGGTCACCAACTGGTGTAGGTCTGCTTAGGATGGGAACCAGGAGCTCTGACATACAGCACTAAAACTGGGAAAATTCCATGCAAATCAAGGATCTGGTCACCATAAATCCCAGAAAAAGACAATAGATGCCTACAGTTATCTCTTCATAAATAAGACAACAGAGTGCAGGATATacaaagtgactttaaaaaaaaactacagtgaTTACAAATACGCAGTTTGCCTTTAGATTCAAGTTCtaggcccagctctgccacttggtGATATtcgaccttgggcaaattatatAACTTCTCTAAGTCTCAATTAACTAGTccataaagtgaaaataattttactttatttaaggttgttttaaagattaaaacaatATCAATGAAACACTTAATATACAGTGTCTGGCCCATAGTAAAACTCAGTACAAACcagtattatattatttaacttttgatcaaagaaaagaaggaaaatcatccAACTACATATCACCTTAATAAATCAcactcttctttgttttctgtatgtcaaaAAGTTTCATATAATGCAATATTACATAATGTAAGTGTTGTATTacgttatttaaaaatataaatctaataCAGTATTACGTATATGTTACattttgtacttaaaatattatatgacCTTTTTCATGATACTACATACAACTATTGTTTAAAATGTCTAAGAGACACAGACTAATCTTTCAGTGTcatttacatcttttaaaaaccaaatgaatTGTGCTATTTAGAGCATCCAAATTATAGTAGGGTCTGGTGTTACTAGCTTTGCTAAGCTAAACAGATGTCTCTCGTGTAGAACGGTTGGCCAAGTATTTTGTTACTGTCCTCCAACTGGCTGGTTATGACATATTGTCCAAAATAGTTGGTGCTTTAATGCCAATGTCAGAGCCTCCAGTGACAAATAGTCACCACTGTACAAACACATTTATTCCATAAAGTTTTTCTACcggtttagggaaaaaaaaagttgtttagtcagccatacacacacatttcataCTTTCTGAGAAGCTCAAACATTTCTGCCTCCTGATAATACATGTTAGTTTTTAGAATAATGATATAAGCACCCCAACAATTAGAATATGTTTAAATTGTATATTATCTGAGCTTTTT harbors:
- the MYF6 gene encoding myogenic factor 6, which codes for MMMDLFETGSYFFYLDGENVTLQPLEVAEGSPLYPGSDGTLSPCQDQMPPEAGSDSSGEEHVLAPPGLQPPHCPGQCLIWACKTCKRKSAPTDRRKAATLRERRRLKKINEAFEALKRRTVANPNQRLPKVEILRSAISYIERLQDLLHQLDQQEKMQELGVDPFSYRPKQENLEGADFLRTCSSQWPSVSDHSRGLVITAKEGGASIDSSASSSLRCLSSIVDSISSEERKLPCVEEVVEK